The proteins below are encoded in one region of Rana temporaria chromosome 2, aRanTem1.1, whole genome shotgun sequence:
- the LOC120928637 gene encoding interleukin-20-like: MESLSTGLLQLVIVIFLLTMPSSNGNKFHCPVTADIREFEKYFETLEEILHEKDLITDVSLLKTSELKQIQPSERCCFLLRLGKFYITNVFPEVESILNQQHQDVTHLANSILGVNKSLEECHNSLRCPCGAQSHAVMKKFKDDYFKMETEAAAIKAIGELNLLFHWMENHYLSL, encoded by the exons ATGGAATCATTATCTACCGGCCTCCTTCAGCTTGTTATTGTGATCTTTCTACTGACAATGCCATCGTCAAATGGAAACAAATTTCATTGTCCTGTTACTGCTGATATCAGagaatttgaaaaatattttgaGACACTCGAGGAAATATTG CATGAAAAGGACCTAATTACGGATGTGAGCCTACTAAAGACAAGTGAGCTAAAACAGATACAG CCTTCTGAAAGATGCTGCTTTCTGCTCAGATTAGGGAAGTTCTATATCACCAATGTTTTTCCAGAAGTAGAATCCATTTTAAACCAGCAACATCAAGATGTTACCCACTTGGCCAATTCCATACTAGGTGTAAATAAATCACTGGAAGAATGT CACAATAGTTTAAGATGCCCCTGTGGTGCTCAGTCCCATGCAGTTATGAAGAAATTCAAGGATGACTATTTTAAG atGGAAACTGAAGCAGCTGCCATTAAAGCTATTGGTGAACTGAACTTACTGTTTCACTGGATGGAAAATCACTATTTAAGTTTATaa